Below is a genomic region from Triticum dicoccoides isolate Atlit2015 ecotype Zavitan chromosome 5A, WEW_v2.0, whole genome shotgun sequence.
GCGGCTGGCGGGCTGTGCTATGCCGTCGCGACCCTTTCTGGACTTGGTCACAGAAGGCTGTGTGAGTATCACCATAATCTTCCTTCTTCGCCACTTAAGCGCTCAAATAAAAGCTCACATCTATTGTAGAGTTCAAAAGACAAAAATAGTAGGTCCAAACATATTGACATTCCACTCTAGAAACCACCAACCTGTAGCTCTCAAGCAGAAAACACTCTTATAGACGGTGATCAATATTGAAGCTTTCTCGCATCTCCTACTacatagctagctatatataggTTGGCCTGGCATATCAGACTCCATCATTCACGGCTAGCTAGCTCTCCCATTTCACAAGATCGTCAAGACCGCGTGGTAGAAAATACAGCCTCACCTGACATGGCATCCCAAGCCGTCGAGACCCATCGTGCCGGCGCGGAGGTATTCCGCGGCGACGGCGCCATCTGCAAGAAGAAGTGCGtggaggtgctggaggagctgggcctccCGACGGGCCTGCTGCCCCTGGAGGACATGGAGGAGTTTGGGTACAACCGCGCGGCTGGCTTCATGTGGCtggtgcagaggaagaagacggagcacACGTTCAAGAAGGTGAAGCAGACCGTGTCGTACGCCGGCGAGGTGACGGCCTTCGTCGAGCCGGGGAAGCTGAGGAAGATCGCCGGCGTGAAGACCAAGGAGCTGTTCCTGTGGCTCAGCGTGGTGGAGGTGTATGTTGAGAGCGTGACGGCCCCTGGTAAGGTCACCTTCAAGACCGGCACTGGTCTCTCCGACACCTTTGATGCAGCTGCTTTTGCCCTTGGAGAATGAGTAACTGTGTTGTGATATACTCCTatcgttcgaaaatacttgtcattaaaatggataaaaaaaaatgtatttagaactaaaatacatctagatacatccctttttcttcattttgaggacaagtattttcggacggagggagtagttgcacAAGTTTGTGCCAATACTGCCATACTTATAAACGCTACCGATGCTTGTAAGCTGTCCGTCTTGTTCCCTAAATGAATAAAAGTGTCCAGTTCGTGCGAGGGGCGGACCCAGGATGAAAACTGAGAGGGGGCAAAGATGTATATGGATTTTTTTTGGGAGATGGTGTAAGAACTAATGGCTAAATCATTTATAAAAACTAACGGCACAACTACACAAGCATACATATAGTGCCTAAGAAGAATAAAATATCATATATTTCCTTATAATATAATTTCATTACACATAATTACGATAAGCTCATCGCCAAAGTAAAAGTAAACTAATCATGACATGGTAAATTGAGAAATATCAATATGCCATTTTTTAGTCTTAAATACAATTTATGGCATGCAATTcgtaagaagaaaacatgttaaATTTAGTGAGAAAAAATCTTGAGCGCATCACCTCATTCTGTTTCGTCCCACTCATGATTTTCTCCATGGATTTGTTTAATTATCACCTCATTAGGTATAATATCCAAAATTTTCTTTTCTACAAAGCAAAGGAAATATGTACTTCTCTTTCTTTTAGATGGATTCATAGAAAGTTAGTTCAAATCAACAAAATTCATGGGTGTTGCCAGCTGtagattttgcaaaaaaaaaaatctcTTCATTTACCTCCCCCTATCAATGGTGTTTTGGTCGACCGGCGTCGACATAGTTGTTTTTCCTTATTTTCTCTTCATTTTTCTCATTTAGTTTTTGACCTAGTTTCCCTTTTGATAATACACACCGCCATGTCTTTTTTTTCTTTACCCGGTCTATATGAAATCGCAGAAGCACCTTGCTTGAATCGTCAAAAAGTACTAGTaaatgtgcacgtgcaacgcacgcctCAATTAATATTACAATCATATATAAAAAAAGCACATCGTTTGGTACAATTAGTACCCTCAACCTAAACATATGCTACTACCATACATCCATTTTAAATTATGTATATAATTAAGAGCCATTTATATGCCCAAATATTTTATTAGAAACCGTATTGATCAGTTTTAGATTTTACGTATACACCTAAATTAAGCAAGTATTCAGATATGACATTCATTTCCAAAGCAACGCCTAAATTAAGCAAACATTCAGATATGACATTCATTTCCAAAGCAACACCAGAAGAATTCTTAACTCTCAAGATTGAAGGCTCTGCTGTATTTTCAGGTATGTGCCTGCAAACTTGTTTAGTCAGTAATGCACAATATATGTACTTCTATTGTAGAATAATTCATTGGAGGGTACACCCGTACACTTGTTTAGTCACATTATTATTATCGACGATTACTAACTTCTCTAACTTCTTCTCCATTTCTCATTAGAACATGACACATATGCTGGAGCAGAGAAGGAAATCCAGATGGTTACCAAaccggagggaacacgaaaaagattaaggaggctcggacgaaaccgagtcggcaccctccgcataaactcAATGCTAAGAGCAAATATTTGATATATCTACATGGACTAACTTTGTATTTTACATGATCATTTCCGTGGGGAACCCCCCTCCtcgctcggaggctacacccagcgggcgCGCTTGCACGCCCCCGCCGGAAGCAAGCCGAGCCGACTGCGGTCCGCAGCTGGCCGTCATCGACATCTTCTACATCAACAGCTgctaaaaaacctccgcccaacttcaccaagttgcccggaggctcgggggctactgtcggggtaattgagtacgggtaccccgaagactgcgagacgatatttcaagacatcggggctagcaaagcccctcagtccgactgctcaGGCCGCCGCGTCCCCTGTCCGACTGCCTGGGCCGACTCTCCACCTGGCCTACTCCTCTGGCCGGCTGCTCCAACCGGCCTGTTGTGCAGagtcggccgctgcatcgacccGACATCGAGCCGACACCAACGAGACGACTATACCCGATCACTGTTCACGTGTCACCCcaccatcatgtatagtgtcacttgtcccctggcactatttatgaagtgacccaggggacaagcataacaccccaccatgccactagctagctagctaccttgCCTACatagcttacttcctaagctagctatccatccatccatccacatgcTCACACGCATGCATACATGCCTACAGGCACACACCCATTTAGGCAGCCCCATGCCATTAGGGCACTAGAGCTTGCATGCTCATCTGGCCACCCGCATATATACGAGATCAGGTGCCCATAGCcctgatctcagatacagctccaggagcactctgtatcAGATACACCACATATACTTAGACATGCAGgaataggggtattatctctccggagagccccgaacctgggcaaaCCCCCGCGTGCTATCCGCATACCCGTCCCCGGATATTCCGGCagtagtcttgccctcacacgaagccatctTGTGGCATCTGTCATCTTGCACCCcctgtgagaataccacgacaaccAACTAACATATCATGATTTTTCTACCAACAAATGATATGATCAACTGAACGACATACCAATGAAGTCGGCCACATTGTAGCCATCGTTGAACCTTCCGGAACCCCAGATTCTTGGCTGCGGTGGATGTGTTTGTATCGGTTGGTTCGGTGatattgctttatatataaagtggggaAACACAACGCTTTTACCCGGCGCGTCGGTCGAAACTTAGGCCGGCCACGCGGGCATCACGCGATCTGCACGGATCTGACGTCAGCCCCTGCTTCCTTCACAAAATTTTATTTCCCCTCCTCTCGTTGTGGTCCTGCGCAGCTTACCTCCCCCAACCTTGTCTTCTTGTTCTCCCAGCCCCTGATTCCTTGGCGAAATTTCCTTTCTCCTCCCCTccattcctttttcttctctggcgaGGCAGGCTGCGAGGCCCGGCCATGGGGATGCTACTCTTGTTGCTTGGATTGCTTCGCCGGCCAGCTAAGGAGGGGAGGCGCTGCTGCAGGGGGGAGACAGAGGGGGACGACGACACTGCCGCCAGGGATGGTGAACTTTGGCGACGACCATGGGGGATGTGGTGCTGCAACCAGCAGCAGGTTTTGCTGGAACCGACCGCCAACAatgttggtgttggggaacgtagtaatttcaaaaaatttcctacgcacacgcaagatcatggtgatgcatagcaacgagaggggagagtgttgtccacgtaccatcgtagactgaaagcggaagcgttagcacaacacggttgatgtagtcgtacgtcttcacgatccgaccgatcaagtaccgaacgaacGGTACCTCCTaggtcagcacacgttcagcccgatgacgtccctcgaactccgatccagccgagtgttgagggagagtttcgtcagcacgacggcgtggtgacgatgttcatgttctaccgacgcagggcttcgcctaagcaccgctacagtattatcgaggtggactatgttggagggggcaccgcacacggctaagagatccaagggatcaattgttgtctctatggggtgccccctgcccccgtatataaaggagcaaggggggaggcggccggcctaggaggagggcgcgccaaggggggagtcctactcccaccgggagtaggactcctccttcccttgttggagtaggagagaaggaaagagggggagaggaacaaggaaaagggggctgcacccttgtccaattcggaccagagggggggcgcctccttccttttggcctctcacctctattcccgtatggcccaataaggcccatatactccccggcgaattcccgtaactctccggtactccgaaaaatacccaaatcactcggaaccttttcgatgtccgaatatagacgtccaatatatcaatctttacgtctcgaccattttgagactcctcttcatgtcctcgatctcatccgggactctgaactccttcggtacatcaaaactcataaactcataatataactgtcatcgaaaccttaagcgtgcggaccctacgggttcgagaacaatgtagatatgaccgagacacgtctccggtcaataaccaatagcggaacctggatgctcatattggctcctacatattctacgaagatcttttatcggtcagatcgcataacaacatacgttgttccctttgtcatcggtatgttacttgcccgagattcgatcgtcggtatctcaatacctagttcaatctcgttaccggcaagtctctttactcgttccgtaatacatcatctcacaactaactcattagttgtaatgcttgcaaggcgtatgtgatatgcattaccgagagggcccagagatacctctccgacaatcggagtgacaaatcctaatctcgaaatacgccaacccaacatgtgcctttggagacacctgtagagcacctttataatcacccagttacgttgtgacgtttggtagcacacaaagtgttcctccagtaaacgggagttgcataatctcatagtcataggaacatgtataagtcatgaagaaagcaatggcaacaaactaaacgatcaagttctatgctaatgaaatgggtctagtcaatcacatcattctg
It encodes:
- the LOC119298442 gene encoding uncharacterized protein LOC119298442, which produces MASQAVETHRAGAEVFRGDGAICKKKCVEVLEELGLPTGLLPLEDMEEFGYNRAAGFMWLVQRKKTEHTFKKVKQTVSYAGEVTAFVEPGKLRKIAGVKTKELFLWLSVVEVYVESVTAPGKVTFKTGTGLSDTFDAAAFALGE